A section of the Dehalococcoidia bacterium genome encodes:
- a CDS encoding SDR family NAD(P)-dependent oxidoreductase, which translates to MRDFRDKVAVVTGGASGIGKAMAERFAQEGMAVVLADFEREALNAAAAEFRQREQRVLPVWTDVSNEDSVQGLADEVRREFGAVHILCNNAGVVAESDLGMQNPRRVWELSMKDWHWTFAVNFWGVVHGIRAFVPDMVARNQDAHIVNTASIAGLTSGAALPIYGASKHAVVRLSEGLYHQLRQMESKVKVSVLCPGGVRTRITSAARNRPEAFREGAEAPSPEWAARSDEMWSQRAATMEPSEVADKVWRAIQDERFYILTHPGSEEGVRRRLEAILADAAPTREY; encoded by the coding sequence ATGCGCGACTTCAGGGACAAGGTTGCCGTGGTGACGGGCGGCGCCAGCGGCATCGGCAAGGCGATGGCCGAGCGCTTCGCGCAAGAGGGGATGGCCGTCGTGCTCGCCGACTTCGAGCGTGAGGCCCTGAACGCGGCCGCGGCCGAGTTCAGGCAGCGGGAGCAGCGCGTGCTGCCGGTGTGGACGGACGTGTCGAACGAGGACTCCGTGCAAGGGCTCGCGGACGAGGTGCGAAGGGAGTTCGGCGCCGTGCACATACTCTGCAACAACGCCGGCGTCGTGGCCGAGAGCGACCTCGGCATGCAGAACCCGCGCCGCGTCTGGGAGCTTTCGATGAAGGACTGGCACTGGACCTTCGCGGTGAACTTCTGGGGAGTCGTGCACGGCATCCGCGCCTTCGTGCCGGACATGGTCGCGCGCAACCAGGACGCGCACATCGTCAACACCGCCTCGATCGCCGGCCTCACCTCCGGCGCCGCGCTGCCCATCTATGGCGCCTCGAAGCACGCCGTCGTACGGCTGAGCGAGGGCCTTTACCACCAGCTGCGGCAGATGGAGTCGAAGGTGAAGGTCTCCGTGCTCTGCCCTGGCGGCGTGCGGACGCGCATCACGTCCGCGGCGCGCAACCGGCCGGAGGCTTTCCGCGAGGGCGCTGAGGCGCCGTCGCCGGAGTGGGCGGCGCGGTCAGACGAGATGTGGTCGCAGCGCGCCGCAACGATGGAGCCCTCAGAGGTGGCGGACAAGGTCTGGCGCGCAATTCAGGACGAGCGCTTCTACATCCTCACGCACCCGGGGTCGGAGGAGGGCGTACGCCGCCGGCTGGAGGCAATCCTCGCGGACGCGGCGCCGACGCGGGAGTACTGA